A stretch of the Hippocampus zosterae strain Florida chromosome 18, ASM2543408v3, whole genome shotgun sequence genome encodes the following:
- the LOC127591507 gene encoding histone H2A-like, protein MSGRGKTGGKTRAKAKTRSSRAGLQFPVGRVHRLLRKGNYGERIGAGAPVYLAAVLEYLTAEILELAGNAARDNKKTRIIPRHLQLAVRNDEELNKLLGGVTIAQGGVLPNIQAVLLPKKTEKPAKSK, encoded by the coding sequence ATGTCTGGACGTGGGAAAACCGGTGGCAAAACTAGAGCTAAGGCCAAGACACGCTCATCCCGAGCTGGTCTTCAGTTTCCAGTCGGCCGTGTGCATAGGCTTCTCCGTAAAGGAAATTATGGGGAGCGCATTGGTGCGGGTGCTCCTGTATATCTGGCGGCCGTACTTGAGTATCTGACCGCCGAGATTCTGGAGTTGGCTGGGAATGCGGCTCGCGACAACAAGAAGACCAGGATTATCCCTCGTCATTTGCAACTGGCCGTTCGCAACGACGAGGAGCTCAACAAACTATTGGGCGGAGTGACCATCGCCCAGGGCGGTGTGTTGCCCAACATCCAGGCCGTACTCCTGCCCAAGAAGACCGAGAAGCCAGCCAAGTCGAAGTAA
- the LOC127591521 gene encoding histone H4, translating into MSGRGKGGKGLGKGGAKRHRKVLRDNIQGITKPAIRRLARRGGVKRISGLIYEETRGVLKVFLENVIRDAVTYTEHAKRKTVTAMDVVYALKRQGRTLYGFGG; encoded by the coding sequence ATGTCCGGAAGAGGCAAGGGAGGCAAAGGTTTGGGTAAAGGGGGTGCCAAGCGTCACCGTAAGGTTCTTCGGGACAACATCCAGGGCATCACCAAGCCAGCCATCCGCCGTCTGGCTCGACGTGGTGGAGTTAAGCGCATCTCCGGTCTCATCTACGAGGAGACTCGCGGTGTTCTCAAGGTCTTCCTTGAAAACGTCATCCGGGACGCCGTAACCTACACGGAACATGCTAAGAGGAAGACGGTGACCGCTATGGATGTCGTGTATGCTCTCAAGCGACAGGGACGCACTCTCTACGGCTTCGGCGGCTGA
- the LOC127591492 gene encoding histone H1-like encodes MAEVAPAPAAPAKSNAKKKAASKPKSSGPSASELILQAVTASKERNGVSLSALKKYVASKGYDVEKNKARLKTSIKNMVAKGAIVQTKGTGASGSFKMNKKTETKAVKAPAKVKKSPAKAKKAAVKKAAPSKKPKTTPAKTAAKKVTKKAASPKKTKKPAKSTKKAATPKKAPAAKKTAAAKKAPSKKAAKPKTVKKAASKK; translated from the coding sequence ATGGCGGAAGTCGCTCCAGCTCCAGCAGCCCCGGCGAAAAGCAACGCTAAGAAGAAGGCAGCGTCCAAGCCCAAATCGTCCGGCCCTAGCGCCAGCGAGCTCATCCTACAGGCCGTCACGGCGTCGAAGGAGCGCAATGGCGTCTCCCTGTCCGCGCTCAAGAAGTATGTGGCTAGCAAAGGCTACGATGTAGAGAAGAACAAAGCTCGCCTCAAAACCTCCATCAAGAACATGGTGGCGAAGGGAGCAATAGTTCAGACTAAGGGCACCGGTGCCTCCGGCTCGTTCAAGATGAACAAGAAGACCGAAACGAAGGCAGTCAAGGCGCCCGCAAAGGTTAAGAAATCCCCGGCCAAGGCTAAGAAAGCTGCCGTCAAGAAGGCCGCACCGAGCAAAAAGCCCAAAACGACTCCAGCGAAAACCGCCGCCAAGAAGGTCACCAAGAAGGCTGCGTCGCCCAAGAAAACGAAGAAACCCGCCAAGAGCACCAAGAAGGCGGCGACACCCAAAAAAGCTCCTGCGGCTAAGAAAACTGCTGCCGCAAAGAAGGCCCCCTCCAAAAAGGCCGCCAAGCCCAAAACCGTCAAGAAGGCTGCATCGAAGAAGTAA
- the LOC127591506 gene encoding histone H3 produces MARTKQTARKSTGGKAPRKQLATKAARKSAPATGGVKKPHRYRPGTVALREIRRYQKSTELLIRKLPFQRLVREIAQDFKTDLRFQSSAVMALQEASEAYLVGLFEDTNLCAIHAKRVTIMPKDIQLARRIRGERA; encoded by the coding sequence ATGGCAAGAACGAAGCAAACAGCTCGTAAATCCACCGGTGGTAAAGCACCGAGGAAGCAACTGGCTACCAAAGCTGCCCGCAAGAGCGCCCCGGCCACCGGCGGTGTGAAGAAACCTCATCGTTACAGGCCCGGTACTGTGGCGCTTCGCGAGATTCGTCGTTATCAGAAGTCCACCGAGCTGCTTATCCGCAAGTTGCCTTTCCAGCGTCTGGTTAGGGAGATCGCACAGGACTTCAAGACCGATCTACGCTTCCAGAGCTCAGCCGTCATGGCGTTGCAGGAGGCTAGCGAGGCTTACCTCGTCGGTCTGTTCGAGGACACCAATCTGTGCGCTATCCACGCCAAGAGGGTTACCATCATGCCCAAAGACATTCAGCTGGCTCGACGCATCCGTGGCGAGAGGGCTTAA
- the LOC127591417 gene encoding gastrula zinc finger protein XlCGF57.1-like: MWESRTEEDEEDFCGTKRESERQRQWLDGTFKKPRVGLHTADITGDLNPFSSDIHSKSLHIKEEVGDKESLKIKEEEEEEFLHIKEEVEDKDRPLIKDDEEEFLLIKEEEQEDIIKVRLTGVTWKTEDEGLSDEDLREESRVVEPPSSILRQPTTTESDRDHCGRSPEDELLAPLSESDDAMSHSRDEDDDDDDDERFVKNVGYECHLKSHVTSHTGEKPFVCPVCGQTFSRKHSLTTHSRKHTGEKPFACSVCGQTFSRRHVLTVHKRTHTGEKPFACAVCGQTFSVNGSLRRHMRTHTVDNPFVCSVCGQGFPEKDQLNMHTRTHTGEKCLSCSACGQTFTQRGALLCHIRTHTGEKPFACSVCGQKFSHRRNLKSHTRTHTGEKPFACSVCGQTFSRKQALTTHSRKHTGEKPFACSVCNQRFSRRHVLIAHKRTHSGEKPFPCSVCGQRFSKKGSIKSHMRTHTGEKPFACSVCAQRFSLKGNLTSHMRTHTGEKPFSCSVCGQRFSQKGTLICHTRTHTGEKPHACSDCGQRFYQKGNFKRHKCAGDKRSDM; the protein is encoded by the exons ATGTGGGAAAGTCGGACggaagaggacgaggaggatTTTTGTGGAACAAAACGGGAGAGCGAGCGACAACGTCAATGGCTGGATGGAACTTTCAAGAAGCCTCGAGTTGGGTTACACACCGCAG ACATCACCGGCGATCTTAATCCATTTTCATCAGACATTCACTCGAAATCCCTTCACATCAAAGAGGAAGTGGGGGATAAAGAGTCCCTCAAaatcaaagaggaggaggaagaagagttcCTGCACATaaaagaggaagtggaggaTAAAGACCGCCCCCTAATtaaagatgatgaagaagagtTCCTGctcattaaagaggaagagcaggAGGATATCATCAAGGTCCGATTGACTGGTGTCACTTGGAAGACTGAAGATGAAGGGCTCAGTGATGAAGATCTAAGAGAGGAAAGCAGAGTTGTGGAACCACCAAGCAGCATCTTACGTCAACCCACGACAACAGAGAGTGATCGAGACCACTGTGGAAGATCACCAGAAGACGAACTCTTGGCTCCACTATCGGAGAGTGACGACGCAATGTCACACTCtcgtgatgaagatgatgatgacgacgacgacgaacgcTTTGTGAAAAACGTAGGTTATGAGTGCCATTTGAAAAGTCATGTGACGagccacactggtgagaaaccttttgtctgcccagtttgtggccaaacatTCTCTCGTAAACACTCTCTAACGACACACTCAAGaaaacacactggagagaaaccttttgcctgttcagtttGTGGTCAGACATTCTCACGCAGACATGTTTTGACAGTACacaaaagaacacacactggagagaaacccttCGCTTGTGCAGTTTGTGGTCAAACATTCTCTGTGAATGGGAGCTTGAGAAGacacatgagaacacacactgTGGATAATCCCTttgtctgctcagtttgtggtcaagGATTCCCGGAAAAGGACCAATTAAATATGCACACAAGAACCCATACTGGTGAAAAATGTTTAAGCTGCTCAGCTTGTGGTCAAACGTTCACCCAGAGAGGAGCCTTATTATGTCAcataagaacacacactggtgagaaaccttttgcctgttcagtttgtggccaaaaattCTCTCATAGGCGAAACCTAAAAAGCCATACAAGGACACACACAGGCGAGAAAccgtttgcctgctcagtttgtgggcaAACGTTCTCTCGTAAACAAGCTCTGACAACACACTCGAGAaagcacactggagagaaaccgttTGCCTGTTCCGTTTGCAATCAAAGATTCTCCCGTAGGCATGTTTTGATTGCTCACAAAAGAACACACagtggagagaaaccttttccaTGCTCAGTatgtggtcaaagattctccAAAAAGGGATCCATTAAAAGTCAtatgagaacacacactggtgaaaaaccATTTGCCTGCTCAGTCTGTGCTCAAAGATTCTCTCTCAAGGGAAACTTAACAAGCCACATGAGAACACACACGggcgagaaacctttttcctgctcagtCTGTGGTCAgagattctctcagaagggaacTTTAATATGTCAcacgagaacacacactggagaaaaacccCATGCCTGCTCAGACTGCGGTCAAAGATTCTATCAGAAGGGTAACTTTAAGAGACACAAGTGTGCTGGTGATAAAAGAAGTGATATGTAA
- the LOC127591520 gene encoding histone H4 codes for MSGRGKGGKGLGKGGAKRHRKVLRDNIQGITKPAIRRLARRGGVKRISGLIYEETRGVLKVFLENVIRDAVTYTEHAKRKTVTAMDVVYALKRQGRTLYGFGG; via the coding sequence ATGTCTGGTCGAGGTAAGGGAGGCAAAGGTCTGGGCAAAGGAGGCGCTAAACGCCACCGCAAAGTCCTTCGGGACAACATCCAAGGCATCACTAAACCTGCAATTCGGCGTTTGGCTCGTCGCGGCGGAGTGAAACGCATTTCCGGTCTTATTTACGAAGAAACCCGGGGTGTACTTAAAGTGTTCCTGGAGAACGTCATTCGTGACGCAGTCACCTACACTGAGCACGCCAAGAGGAAGACCGTGACCGCCATGGATGTAGTGTACGCCCTGAAGAGGCAGGGACGTACTCTTTATGGCTTCGGCGGTTAA
- the LOC127591508 gene encoding histone H2A-like, translating to MSGRGKTGGKARAKAKTRSSRAGLQFPVGRVHRLLRRGNYAQRVGAGAPVYLAAVLEYLTAEILELAGNAARDNKKTRIIPRHLQLAVRNDEELNKLLGGVTIAQGGVLPNIQAVLLPKKAEKPPKAK from the coding sequence ATGTCAGGGCGAGGAAAAACCGGCGGCAAGGCAAGAGCCAAGGCCAAGACACGTTCCTCTCGTGCTGGACTTCAGTTCCCTGTTGGCCGCGTCCACAGATTACTTCGGCGAGGTAACTATGCCCAACGTGTTGGTGCCGGTGCTCCTGTCTATTTGGCGGCTGTGCTCGAGTATTTGACCGCTGAAATTTTGGAGTTGGCTGGCAACGCTGCCCGTGACAACAAGAAGACCAGAATCATTCCTCGTCATCTGCAACTGGCCGTCCGCAACGACGAGGAGCTCAACAAACTTCTTGGCGGAGTCACCATTGCCCAGGGTGGTGTGTTGCCAAATATTCAGGCGGTCCTTCTGCCCAAGAAGGCCGAGAAACCTCCCAAGGCCAAGTAA
- the sdad1 gene encoding protein SDA1 homolog, translating to MSGRHNNKLPNNLPQLQNLIKRDPQSYVAEFLQQYRHYQSNVQIFKLQPDKPNKELAELVMFLAQVAHCYLQHLSTFPQELTELLLSHHTVVEADLRMTFCKALILLRNKDLIDPTGLLELFFELLRCHDKLLRKTLYTHIVADIKNINAKHKNNKVNSSLQNFMYTMLRDRNPIAAKISLDVMVELYKRNIWNDTKTVNVITTACFSNVTKIMVAGLKFFLGADEENEGSESDSEEKGPTVRDLKVRFNTGRKTSKNKKKLEKAMKVLKKHKKKNKAEVFNFSALHLIHDPQDFSEKLLKQLENSKERFEVKIMMMELISRLVGIHELFLFNYYPFIQRFLQPHQREVTKILLCAAQSSHQLVPPEIIESVIRTIANNFVTDRNSGEVMTVGINAIREVVARCPLSINEELLQDLAQYKTHKDKNVMMSSRGLIQLFRNLNPQMLHKKDRGRPTEALSEARVKDYGELGAKDYIPGAEVLEVEEEVKEGEEDGWESVSVSDEDEDGEWVDVHHSSDEDATEVTEKLKSLPAEEREAKAAAVSVSRLLTQDDFKKIRLAQMAKEVNGAPGKKRKAADDDDEERSRGELLSLRDIERLHKKPKADKEARLATAMAGRTDRKDFVKKRTKLNPHASTSNKEKRRTKNFMMMRHSQNVRTKGKRSFREKQIALRDALLKRRKQHK from the exons ATGTCGGGGCGACACAACAACAAGTTGCCGAACAATTTGCCGCAACTGCAGAATCTAATCAAGCGGGACCCCCAATCTTATGTAGCAGAG TTTTTGCAGCAGTACAGACACTACCAGTCCAATGTGCAGATCTTTAAACTACAGCCCGACAAACCCAACAAGGAGTTGGCGGAACTTGTCATGTTCCTTGCTCAG GTGGCCCACTGTTATCTGCAGCATTTGTCTACTTTTCCTCAAGAGCTGACTGAGTTGTTACTGAGTCACCACACAGTCGTGGAGGCAGACTTAAGAATG ACCTTCTGCAAGGCTTTGATTCTCTTGCGAAACAAGGACCTGATCGACCCCACCGGCCTGCTCGAGCTCTTCTTTGAGCTGCTGCGATGTCACGACAAGCTGCTACGGAAg AcgttatacacacacattgtggCTGACATCAAAAACATCAACgccaagcacaaaaacaacaaggtgAACTCG TCATTGCAGAACTTCATGTACACTATGCTAAGAGACCGCAATCCCATCGCAGCCAAGATATCCTTAGATGTGATGGTGGAGCTGTACAAGAGGAACATTTG GAACGACACCAAAACGGTCAATGTCATCACCACAGCGTGCTTCTCCAATGTGACAAAG ATCATGGTGGCCGGACTCAAGTTTTTCTTGGGGGCAGATGAAGAGAACGAGGGCAGCGAGTCAGACTCAGAGGAAA AGGGACCAACAGTGCGCGACCTGAAGGTAAGATTCAACACTGGGAGGAAAACTtccaaaaacaagaagaagctgGAAAAAGCAATGAAAGTCCTCAAG AAacacaagaagaagaacaaagccGAGGTGTTCAACTTTTCCGCCCTTCACCTCATTCACGATCCCCAAG ACTTTTCGGAGAAGCTCCTGAAGCAGCTAGAAAACTCCAAAGAGCGCTTCGAGGTCAAGATCATGATGATGGAGCTCATTTCTAGACTGGTCGGCATCCACGAG ctcTTCCTCTTCAAttattatccattcatccagagATTCCTTCAGCCACATCAAAGAg AGGTGACAAAGATCCTCCTGTGCGCCGCACAGTCTTCCCACCAACTCGTCCCGCCTGAG ATCATCGAGTCGGTCATCCGCACGATTGCCAACAACTTTGTTACCGATCGAAACTCCGGCGAGGTTATGACTGTGGG GATCAACGCCATTAGAGAGGTGGTTGCCCGTTGTCCACTCAGCATCAATGAAGAGCTGCTGCAGGACCTGGCTCAGTACAAGACCCACAAAGACAAGA atGTGATGATGTCCTCCAGAGGCCTCATCCAGCTTTTTAGGAATCTCAACCCGCAAATGCTGCACAAGAAGGACAGG GGAAGGCCCACAGAGGCGTTGTCGGAGGCCAGGGTGAAGGACTACGGCGAGCTGGGAGCTAAAGATTACATTCCTGGAGCGGAGGTgctggaggtggaggaggaagtcAAAGAGGGTGAAGAAG ACGGCTGGGAGAGCGTCAGTGTGAGCGACGAGGACGAGGATGGGGAGTGGGTGGACGTCCACCACTCGTCCGATGAAGACGCGACAGAAGTG ACGGAGAAGCTGAAGAGTTTACCAGCTGAAGAGCGGGAGGCCAAGGCGGCGGCGGTAAGCGTGAGCCGTCTCCTCACGCAGGACGACTTCAAGAAGATCAGACTGGCCCAGATGGCTAAGGAGGTCAACGGCGCACcagggaagaagaggaaagcaGCGGACGATGATGACGAAGAACGCAGCAG AGGGGAGCTGCTGAGCCTGAGGGATATTGAGAGGCTCCATAAGAAACCAAAAGCTGACAAGGAGGCCCGTCTGGCAACAGCAATG GCGGGCCGAACGGACCGTAAGGACTTTGTGAAGAAAAGGACCAAGTTAAATCCTCACGCCAGCACCAGCAACAAAGAGAAGAGACGCACAAAGAATTTCATGATGATGAGACACAGCCAGAACGTCCGAACCAAAGGCAAACGTTCCTTCAGAGAGAAGCAG attgCTCTCCGGGATGCACTCCTAAAAAGGAGGAAGCAGCACAAGTAG
- the klhl8 gene encoding kelch-like protein 8 — MAPGDVVPEHVKQPKSKEKPSAAATRIKSPKIESDGSFVFEAQEAWKDFHKSLRHFYEVGEFCDVTLKVGSRLILCHKLVLAAVIPYFRTMFLTDMTEAKQKLIEIKDFDGDTIQELVYFAYSSKLTLTVDNVHPLLYAACILQVELVAQACCEYMTTHFHPTNCLAVRTFAETHNRVDLMEMADRYACEHFSEVMESDDFTSLSPQHMCTLLASSELNVHSETQVYKAAMKWLKANPQHHHDWLDHIISQLRLPLLPVDFLTGTVAKDEMIKGNLSCRDLMDEARNYHLHISNKEVPDFEYSDRTVPRKYTAGVLFCVGGRGGSGGPFRSIECYSISKNSWFLGPEMNSRRRHVGVISVAGKVYAVGGHDGNEHLGSMEVFDPLTNKWMMKAPMNTKRRGIALAALGGPIYAIGGLDDNSCFSDVERYDIESNRWSNVANMNMPRGGVGSVALGSFVYAVGGNDGRASLSSVERFDPHLNKWLEVAEMGQRRAGNGVSNLNGCLYVVGGFDDNSPLCSVERFDPRMNRWEFVSEMTTPRGGVGVATVMSRVFAVGGHNGNIYLNTVEAFEPRMNRWELLGSVSHCRAGAGVAVCSAHVSQIRDIDQGSNNVVNCM; from the exons ATGGCACCAGGGGATGTGGTGCCGGAGCATGTCAAGCAGCCCAAGTCCAAGGAGAAGCCCTCGGCTGCCGCCACCCGAATCAAATCACCCAAAATCGAGTCGGACGGCTCCTTCGTCTTTGAGGCCCAGGAGGCCTGGAAGGACTTCCACAAGTCGCTGAGACATTTCTACGAAGTGGGAGAGTTCTGCGACGTCACGCTTAAG GTCGGGAGCAGGCTCATACTTTGTCACAAGCTTGTGTTGGCTGCCGTTATCCCCTACTTCAG GACCATGTTTCTGACCGATATGACAGAGGCCAAGCAGAAACTGATCGAAATCAAGGACTTTGATGGCGATACCATCCAGGAACTGGTGTACTTCGCCTACTCctccaagctcacactcacagtagACAATGTCCACCCTCTTCTTTATGCTGCCTGCATCCTTCAG GTGGAGCTGGTGGCGCAGGCTTGCTGCGAGTACATGACGACCCACTTCCACCCGACCAACTGCTTGGCGGTGCGCACCTTTGCCGAGACCCACAACCGCGTGGACCTGATGGAAATGGCCGACCGCTACGCCTGCGAGCACTTCAGCGAGGTGATGGAGAGCGACGACTTTACGAGCCTGTCGCCGCAGCACATGTGCACGCTGCTGGCCTCCAGCGAGCTCAACGTCCACTCGGAGACGCAGGTCTATAAGGCGGCCATGAAGTGGCTCAAAGCCAACCCGCAGCACCACCATGACTGGCTGGACCACATCATCTCCCAG CTGCGCCTCCCGCTGCTCCCTGTGGACTTCCTGACCGGCACAGTGGCCAAGGATGAGATGATCAAAGGCAACCTGAGCTGCCGCGACCTGATGGACGAGGCTCGGAACTACCACCTGCACATCAGCAACAAGGAGGTGCCTGACTTTGAGTACTCGGACCGCACCGTGCCCCGAAAATACACCGCAG GGGTTTTGTTCTGTGTGGGCGGACGTGGCGGTTCGGGTGGCCCGTTTCGCAGCATCGAGTGCTACTCCATTAGTAAGAACAGCTGGTTCCTGGGCCCTGAGATGAACAGCAGACGGCGTCATGTTGGAGTCATTTCTGTCGCAG GGAAGGTTTACGCCGTGGGTGGACATGATGGTAACGAGCACCTGGGCAGCATGGAGGTGTTTGACCCGCTAACCAACAAATGGATGATGAAAGCCCCCATGAACACTAAGAG GAGAGGTATCGCCCTGGCCGCACTTGGCGGTCCCATTTACGCCATCGGTGGTCTGGATGACAACTCGTGCTTCAGCGACGTGGAGCGCTATGACATCGAGAGCAACCGCTGGAGCAACGTGGCCAACATGAACATGCCCAGAGGAGGCGTTGGCTCCGTGGCATTGGGC AGTTTCGTGTACGCGGTGGGCGGCAACGATGGCAGGGCGTCGCTGTCTAGCGTGGAGCGCTTCGACCCGCACCTCAACAAGTGGCTCGAGGTCGCCGAGATGGGCCAGCGGCGTGCCGGGAATGGGGTCAGCAATCTGAACGGATGCCTCTACGTTGTGG GTGGTTTTGACGACAACTCGCCTCTGTGCTCTGTGGAACGTTTCGACCCGCGAATGAACCGCTGGGAGTTCGTCTCTGAGATGACCACCCCGCGCGGCGGCGTGGGCGTCGCCACGGTGATGAGCCGCGTGTTCGCCGTGGGCGGCCACAACGGCAACATCTACTTGAACACGGTGGAGGCCTTCGAGCCGCGTATGAACAG GTGGGAGCTGTTGGGCTCCGTGTCGCACTGCCGAGCGGGAGCGGGCGTGGCCGTTTGCTCGGCGCACGTGAGCCAGATCCGAGATATCGACCAGGGATCGAACAACGTCGTCAACTGCATGTGA